Proteins encoded within one genomic window of Micromonospora halotolerans:
- a CDS encoding SAM-dependent methyltransferase codes for MQTPDGLPAEIDLSRPSAARVYDYFLGGAHNFEIDRQLAEQIAAMTPNLAATMRSGREFLRRAVRVLLDAGIDQFLDIGSGIPTVGNVHEVAQAANPEARIVYVDIDPVAVAHSRELLAGNERATALLADLREPKLILDQARASGLIDFDRPVGILLAGVVHFIPDEDRPGDILATLRAAAAPGSFLVISHSTFEDQPQEMLDAQRLSARTATEITLRSRAEITGFFGDWTVLEPGVVHMPLWRPDSPSDVDEHPERFGAFGGVARHDRTAG; via the coding sequence ATGCAGACGCCGGACGGACTTCCCGCCGAGATCGACCTGAGCCGGCCCAGCGCCGCCCGGGTCTACGACTACTTCCTCGGCGGCGCGCACAACTTCGAGATCGACCGGCAGCTCGCCGAGCAGATCGCCGCCATGACGCCGAACCTGGCGGCCACCATGCGTTCCGGGCGGGAGTTCCTGCGCCGGGCCGTCCGGGTGCTGCTCGACGCCGGCATCGACCAGTTCCTCGACATCGGCTCGGGGATCCCCACGGTCGGCAACGTGCACGAGGTGGCCCAGGCGGCCAACCCGGAGGCCCGGATCGTCTACGTCGACATCGACCCGGTGGCCGTGGCGCACAGCCGGGAGCTGCTCGCCGGCAACGAGCGGGCCACCGCCCTCCTGGCCGACCTGCGGGAGCCGAAGCTGATCCTCGACCAGGCCCGGGCCAGCGGCCTGATCGACTTCGACCGGCCGGTCGGCATCCTGCTCGCCGGGGTGGTGCACTTCATCCCCGACGAGGACCGGCCGGGCGACATCCTGGCCACCCTGCGGGCCGCCGCGGCGCCCGGCAGCTTCCTGGTCATCTCGCACTCGACCTTCGAGGACCAGCCGCAGGAGATGCTCGACGCGCAGCGGCTGTCGGCGCGTACCGCCACCGAGATCACCCTGCGCTCGCGCGCCGAGATCACCGGTTTCTTCGGCGACTGGACGGTGCTCGAACCGGGCGTCGTGCACATGCCGCTGTGGCGGCCCGACTCGCCGTCGGACGTGGACGAGCACCCCGAGCGGTTCGGGGCGTTCGGCGGCGTCGCCCGGCACGACCGGACGGCCGGCTGA
- the pcaF gene encoding 3-oxoadipyl-CoA thiolase, translated as MTVAYLVAGVRTPIGRYAGALAGVRPDDLAAHVIRELVARHPSVDWARTDDVILGCANQAGEDNRNVARMAALLGGLPEEVPGSTVNRLCGSGLDALATAARAVVAGEADLLVAGGVESMSRAPFVMPKATTPYARTAEVYDTTIGWRLVNPLMKKGWGIDSMPETAENVAADFGVDRAAQDEFAFRSQQRAAKAQADGRLAEEIVPVTVPAGKRETKLVEADEHPRETSLEKLAALPTPFREGGTVTAGNSSGVNDGAVALLVASAAAVERYGLSPLARVRGAAAAGVPPRIMGIGPVPATRKLLDRQGLGLAEVDVIELNEAFSAQSVAVLRELGLPEDAEHVNPNGGAIALGHPLGASGARLALTAALELRRRGGRRALATMCIGVGQGISLLLESAG; from the coding sequence ATGACCGTCGCATACCTCGTGGCCGGTGTCCGCACCCCGATCGGCCGGTACGCCGGCGCCCTCGCCGGGGTCCGCCCCGACGACCTGGCCGCGCACGTGATCCGCGAGCTGGTCGCCCGCCACCCCTCGGTGGACTGGGCCCGCACCGACGACGTGATCCTGGGCTGCGCCAACCAGGCCGGCGAGGACAACCGCAACGTGGCCCGGATGGCGGCGCTGCTCGGCGGGCTGCCCGAGGAGGTGCCGGGCAGCACGGTCAACCGGCTCTGCGGCTCCGGTCTGGACGCCCTCGCCACCGCCGCCCGCGCCGTCGTGGCCGGGGAGGCCGACCTGCTGGTCGCCGGCGGGGTGGAGAGCATGAGCCGGGCGCCGTTCGTGATGCCGAAGGCGACCACCCCGTACGCCCGCACCGCCGAGGTCTACGACACCACGATCGGCTGGCGGCTGGTGAACCCGCTCATGAAGAAGGGGTGGGGCATCGACTCGATGCCGGAGACGGCCGAGAACGTCGCCGCGGACTTCGGTGTCGACCGGGCCGCGCAGGACGAGTTCGCGTTCCGCTCCCAGCAGCGGGCCGCCAAGGCGCAGGCCGACGGCCGGCTGGCCGAGGAGATCGTGCCGGTGACCGTGCCGGCCGGCAAGCGGGAGACGAAGCTGGTCGAGGCCGACGAGCACCCCCGGGAGACCTCGCTGGAGAAGCTCGCCGCGCTGCCCACCCCGTTCCGCGAGGGCGGCACGGTGACGGCCGGCAACTCCTCCGGCGTCAACGACGGCGCGGTGGCCCTGCTGGTCGCCTCCGCGGCGGCCGTCGAGCGCTACGGCCTCAGCCCGCTGGCCCGGGTACGCGGGGCGGCGGCGGCCGGCGTGCCGCCGCGGATCATGGGCATCGGGCCGGTCCCGGCCACCCGCAAGCTGCTCGACCGGCAGGGCCTCGGCCTGGCCGAGGTGGACGTGATCGAGCTGAACGAGGCGTTCTCCGCCCAGTCGGTGGCGGTGCTGCGCGAGCTGGGGCTGCCCGAGGACGCCGAGCACGTCAACCCGAACGGCGGGGCCATCGCGCTGGGCCACCCGCTCGGCGCCAGCGGCGCCCGGCTGGCCCTCACCGCCGCGCTGGAGCTGCGCCGCCGAGGTGGCCGGCGGGCCCTGGCGACCATGTGCATCGGCGTCGGGCAGGGCATCTCGCTGCTGCTGGAGTCGGCGGGCTGA
- a CDS encoding glutathione S-transferase family protein, protein MARAQFSAETAGGGAFVRQPNRFTGRVTPHSTSPEGGGPDDLGRWPLEAGRYRLVWCRACPWAHRARIVRGLLGLDEVISLGTVDPIRDERGWRFSLDQDGFDPVLGIGFLSDAYLATDPDYTGRVTVPALVDTLTGRVVTNDYPQLTLDFSTEWRRFHKPGAPDLYPVELRPEMDALMAEIHRDVNNGVYRCGFATSQEAYDEAYTALFARLDALSERLSGQRYLMGGQLTEADVRLFTTLVRFDVAYHGHFKCNRQKLTEMPVLWAYARDLFQTPGFGETVDFDHIKRHYYATHEMINPTRIVPLGPDLSGWTTPHGRG, encoded by the coding sequence ATGGCCCGGGCCCAGTTCAGCGCAGAGACCGCCGGCGGCGGTGCGTTCGTCCGCCAGCCCAACCGGTTCACCGGTCGGGTCACCCCGCACTCCACCTCCCCCGAGGGCGGCGGCCCCGACGACCTGGGCCGCTGGCCGCTGGAGGCGGGCCGCTACCGGCTGGTCTGGTGCCGGGCCTGCCCGTGGGCGCACCGGGCCCGGATCGTGCGCGGCCTGCTCGGTCTCGACGAGGTGATCTCGCTGGGCACGGTCGACCCGATCCGGGACGAGCGGGGCTGGCGGTTCAGCCTCGACCAGGACGGCTTCGACCCGGTGCTCGGCATCGGGTTCCTCAGCGACGCGTATCTGGCCACCGACCCCGACTACACCGGCCGGGTGACCGTGCCGGCGCTGGTCGACACGCTGACCGGCCGGGTGGTCACCAACGACTACCCGCAGCTCACCCTCGACTTCTCCACCGAGTGGCGGCGGTTCCACAAGCCGGGCGCGCCGGACCTCTACCCGGTCGAGCTGCGCCCCGAGATGGACGCGCTCATGGCGGAGATCCACCGGGACGTCAACAACGGCGTCTACCGGTGCGGCTTCGCCACCTCCCAGGAGGCCTACGACGAGGCGTACACGGCGCTGTTCGCCCGCCTGGACGCGCTGTCGGAGCGGCTGTCCGGGCAGCGCTACCTCATGGGCGGGCAGCTCACCGAGGCCGACGTGCGGCTGTTCACCACGCTGGTCCGCTTCGACGTGGCGTACCACGGGCACTTCAAGTGCAACCGGCAGAAGCTGACCGAGATGCCGGTGCTCTGGGCGTACGCCCGGGACCTGTTCCAGACCCCGGGGTTCGGCGAGACGGTCGACTTCGACCACATCAAGCGGCACTACTACGCCACCCACGAGATGATCAACCCGACCCGGATCGTGCCGCTCGGTCCCGACCTGTCCGGCTGGACCACGCCGCACGGGCGTGGCTGA
- a CDS encoding DUF998 domain-containing protein has protein sequence MADPGVLRAAAASAAVGCTLAGVVAVTVAVAAGPGPGLAGYVSEAGVTDGAYAGAYRIGVFALAAALLLLAAALSPALRAAAGLLVAGAAGTALSGAVTCSTGCPLPPFEAATVADLVHGGASIGATAAVVFAMLAVFLQPAAGRALRRVAGVGAALALPLSGAVGLAMLLVGRGGLVGVLERLLLAVAAGWGLATAAVLGLRR, from the coding sequence GTGGCTGACCCCGGCGTCCTCCGGGCCGCCGCGGCGTCCGCCGCCGTCGGCTGCACCCTGGCCGGGGTGGTCGCCGTGACGGTCGCCGTGGCCGCCGGTCCCGGCCCGGGCCTGGCCGGGTACGTCAGCGAGGCCGGCGTCACCGACGGCGCGTACGCCGGGGCGTACCGGATCGGGGTGTTCGCCCTGGCGGCGGCGCTGCTGCTGCTCGCCGCGGCGCTGTCCCCGGCGCTGCGGGCCGCGGCCGGGCTGCTCGTGGCCGGCGCGGCCGGCACGGCGCTCTCCGGGGCGGTGACCTGCTCCACCGGCTGCCCGCTGCCGCCGTTCGAGGCCGCCACGGTGGCCGACCTGGTGCACGGCGGGGCGAGCATCGGGGCCACCGCCGCCGTGGTCTTCGCCATGCTGGCGGTGTTCCTGCAGCCGGCGGCGGGGCGGGCGCTGCGCCGGGTCGCCGGCGTGGGCGCGGCCCTGGCGCTGCCGCTGTCCGGGGCGGTCGGGCTGGCCATGCTGCTGGTCGGGCGCGGCGGCCTGGTCGGGGTGCTGGAGCGGCTGCTGCTCGCCGTGGCCGCCGGGTGGGGTCTGGCCACCGCCGCGGTGCTGGGCCTCCGCAGGTAA
- a CDS encoding dicarboxylate/amino acid:cation symporter: protein MRKFPFSVQILLGLVLGVALGFLARANDLAWLTSTLDTVGGLFVQLLKLAVPPLVFTAIVVSVVSLRGVANAARLALKTLLWFGITALVSVGIGIGLGLLTNPGKGVTLDLAGATAPKKTGSWTDFLTGIVPTNPVGAFVEGNVLQIVFLALVIGAAALLLGEAAEPFVSLNRSVLAIVQKALWWVIRLAPIGTLGLIGNAVASYGWDLLAPLAKFTTAVYVGCAIVLFVVYPVVLIAAGRLNPLRFFAGAWPAIELAFVSRSSVGTMPVTQRSVERLGVPREYASFAVPFGATTKMDGCAAIYPALAAIFVAQVFGVHLGVTDYLLIAFVSVVGSAATAGLTGAIVMLTLTLSTLGLPLAGAGLLLAIDPILDMIRTATNVAGQALVPTVVAAREGTLDRTAYESAGKRDLIEAPESEQLTPVAA from the coding sequence CTGCGCAAGTTCCCCTTCTCCGTGCAGATCCTGCTCGGCCTCGTTCTCGGCGTGGCGCTCGGCTTCCTCGCCCGCGCCAACGACCTCGCCTGGCTGACCAGCACCCTCGACACCGTCGGCGGACTCTTCGTCCAGCTGCTCAAGCTGGCCGTGCCGCCGCTCGTCTTCACCGCCATCGTGGTCAGCGTGGTCAGCCTGCGCGGCGTGGCCAACGCCGCCCGGCTGGCGCTCAAGACGCTGCTCTGGTTCGGCATCACGGCGCTCGTCTCGGTCGGCATCGGCATCGGCCTCGGCCTGCTGACCAACCCGGGCAAGGGCGTCACCCTCGACCTGGCCGGCGCCACCGCCCCGAAGAAGACCGGCTCCTGGACCGACTTCCTCACCGGCATCGTGCCCACCAACCCGGTCGGCGCGTTCGTCGAGGGCAACGTCCTCCAGATCGTCTTCCTCGCCCTGGTGATCGGCGCCGCCGCGCTGCTCCTCGGTGAGGCGGCCGAACCGTTCGTCAGCCTCAACCGCTCGGTGCTGGCCATCGTGCAGAAGGCGCTCTGGTGGGTCATCCGGCTCGCCCCGATCGGCACCCTCGGCCTCATCGGCAACGCCGTCGCCTCGTACGGCTGGGACCTGCTGGCCCCGCTCGCGAAGTTCACCACCGCCGTCTACGTCGGCTGCGCCATCGTGCTGTTCGTGGTCTACCCGGTGGTGCTCATCGCCGCCGGCCGGCTCAACCCGCTGCGCTTCTTCGCCGGCGCCTGGCCCGCCATCGAGCTGGCCTTCGTGTCCCGTTCCTCGGTGGGCACCATGCCGGTGACCCAGCGCTCGGTCGAGCGCCTCGGCGTCCCCCGCGAGTACGCCTCCTTCGCCGTGCCGTTCGGCGCCACCACGAAGATGGACGGCTGCGCAGCCATCTACCCGGCCCTCGCCGCGATCTTCGTGGCGCAGGTCTTCGGCGTGCACCTGGGCGTCACCGACTACCTGCTGATCGCCTTCGTCTCGGTCGTCGGCTCCGCCGCCACGGCCGGCCTGACCGGCGCCATCGTCATGCTGACCCTGACCCTCAGCACGCTGGGCCTGCCGCTGGCCGGCGCCGGCCTGCTGCTGGCCATCGACCCGATCCTGGACATGATCCGCACCGCCACCAACGTGGCCGGCCAGGCCCTGGTGCCGACCGTCGTGGCCGCCCGCGAGGGCACCCTGGACCGGACCGCGTACGAGTCGGCCGGCAAGCGCGACCTCATCGAGGCTCCGGAGAGTGAGCAGCTCACCCCCGTGGCCGCCTGA
- a CDS encoding NADH:flavin oxidoreductase/NADH oxidase: MSALFTPLTLRGVTLPNRVALAPMCQYSAGPDGLPTDWHRVHLGSRAVGGAGLIITEATAVVPEGRISPQDTGLWSDAHVDAWRPITAFITAQGSVPAVQLAHAGFKASTYRPWAERRGGVPDAEGGWTPVGPGAEPFLPDYRTPTALDEAGIAAVVEAFAAAARRALDAGFAAVEIHAAHGYLLHEFLYPLTNHRTDGYGGDRAGRMRLTLEVARAVRAAVGEAVPVLTRISATDWVDGGWTVEDSVVLAGELAAAGVDLVDASSGGAAARASVPVGPGYQVPLAARIRRDAGVPTGAVGLIVEPEQAEQIVAGGEADLVLLGRELLRDPYWPHRAAAKLTQTPTWPHQYTRAF; encoded by the coding sequence ATGAGTGCCCTGTTCACCCCGCTCACCCTGCGCGGCGTCACCCTGCCCAACCGGGTGGCGCTCGCCCCCATGTGCCAGTACAGCGCCGGGCCGGACGGCCTGCCCACCGACTGGCACCGCGTCCACCTCGGCTCCCGCGCGGTCGGCGGCGCCGGACTGATCATCACCGAGGCGACCGCCGTGGTCCCCGAGGGGCGGATCAGCCCCCAGGACACCGGGCTGTGGTCCGACGCGCACGTCGACGCGTGGCGGCCGATCACCGCGTTCATCACCGCGCAGGGGTCGGTGCCGGCCGTGCAGCTCGCGCACGCCGGGTTCAAGGCGTCCACGTACCGGCCGTGGGCCGAGCGCCGGGGCGGCGTCCCGGACGCCGAGGGCGGCTGGACCCCGGTCGGCCCCGGCGCCGAGCCGTTCCTGCCCGACTACCGCACCCCCACCGCGCTCGACGAGGCCGGCATCGCCGCGGTGGTCGAGGCGTTCGCCGCCGCCGCGCGCCGGGCCCTCGACGCAGGCTTCGCCGCCGTGGAGATCCACGCCGCGCACGGCTACCTGCTGCACGAGTTCCTCTACCCGCTCACCAACCACCGCACCGACGGCTACGGCGGCGATCGCGCCGGCCGGATGCGGCTGACCCTGGAGGTGGCCCGGGCGGTCCGCGCCGCGGTCGGCGAGGCCGTGCCGGTACTCACCCGGATCTCCGCCACCGACTGGGTCGACGGCGGCTGGACCGTCGAGGACAGCGTGGTGCTCGCCGGCGAGCTGGCCGCCGCCGGCGTCGACCTGGTGGACGCCTCCTCCGGCGGCGCCGCCGCCCGGGCGAGCGTCCCGGTCGGCCCCGGCTACCAGGTGCCCCTCGCGGCCCGGATCCGCCGCGACGCGGGCGTGCCGACCGGCGCCGTCGGCCTGATCGTCGAGCCCGAGCAGGCCGAGCAGATCGTCGCCGGCGGCGAGGCCGACCTGGTCCTCCTCGGCCGCGAACTCCTCCGCGACCCGTACTGGCCCCACCGCGCCGCCGCCAAACTGACCCAGACCCCCACCTGGCCCCACCAGTACACCCGCGCCTTCTAA